The Pogona vitticeps strain Pit_001003342236 chromosome 7, PviZW2.1, whole genome shotgun sequence genome segment TTTACAGTTGGCAGGAAAGATATTGCAGGCCAGCATTACCCATGTTACAAATCTAAATAGATGAGAAAAGTGGCAACCATCTagcaaattcagaaaaaaacctCACctgtctcttttttccttcctcatcCTTGTTCCATCTTCTGTATTGTGTCTTTTTGCATGGTAAGCCTGAGATAAGGGACTGTCTTGTCCTTTTTTAACAGATCAGCTGCTCTGAGTGTCTTTCTAGATACGTGTGGCCTcggatcctgttgcttagttatgcctgcagaaggctGGCGCACACACAGAAATCCAAGTGGGGATTTCTTAATTGGCAGTTAGAAGCCACTGCAAGTCACCTTTGCAGGCGTAACTAAGGAACAGGATCTCGGCCACTACagtgtgtaaaaaaaaattgtaggtaAGTTGTGAACATAGTTGCTCACAGCTCGCCTGCTTGATCTCAGAGCTCCTGTGGTGTTAGAGGGATGGCCATCCTTCCCATTTGGACGACATCTGGTCTGCATGAGCCTCTTTGACTCCTACGAAGGGGAAGAACCACACCGATTCGTGTTGTCCCCTTTATTCtgttggaattggggggggggtaccttCCCGGTTTCCCATTCAGGCTTTATTTTGCAGGGAACGCATGTACGCTGCGGAACAACAACAGCAGCCGTTTTGGGAAATACATCCAGCTTCAGTTAAACAGGTATGACTTTTAAAAGCCCACCTATATTGCCGCGAACTAGCAGTCGATGGCGTTACCAGTTACAAGAGATGTGCTTTATAGGGTGCCAAGTTCTCTGGAAATAAAACAGGAAGGTGGGGGGATAgtgaaaaatttaaaatgtacagtatctggTTTCCAGTCTACATCAACAGAAGTGTGTATAAATGACAGGCATCACAttctctctgctttttccctttaTACGCACATAAATATACAGAGCTAAAAGGAGATACAAAACCTGTTTTGTTCAGTGAGTGAAATGTGTGACCTTATAAAATAGACAAAAAAAACAATGTGTGTCCTAGGAAAGTGTGGGCTGAAATATGCACCGATTTTAACAGCTGGGCAGCGGAAGTATCATGTAATCTGATACAGAACTTCCGAGGGACAGAAATCTTGGTGGGGCTCTAAGGAATGGTGTGGAGATGAAACAAGGAGACTTCCACGTGCTTGTCATCCCAGGTCCACACTTTCAGCCTTAGAGCCGAAGTCTGGTCCAGAGACATTCTTGGGGGCTCACCTTCCAGGGGCAGAGTCTTAGGGTGGATTTATCATTGTGTTCAATCCTGACCTTCTCCAGATCCCAGCTTCTAACCAGTGCTTCCATTCAGACATTCCTGCTGGAAAAAACAAGGGTTGCCTATCAAGCCCCACAGGAGAGGAATTTCCATATTTTTTACCAGGTCAGTGCCATCAACATGTCTGTTGATTTTTAATTCAGGCTCGTGACGGTTCCATTTTGGGTTTGTGGGTTGGAGGCTGCGCAAGAGACATCAACCTTTTCGTCTTTCACTGAGGATCCTAGTCCTTCGAATCCTACTGTAGTTTCACACAGCAAGCTCCCCCTAGGGATGGGGAGGCAAAACCCAAAGGCCAGCTTGCCGCCACCACCCACCCTAGGTGCATGCCGGAAAGGTGAGGGGGAATGGCTTTTTGATGTGGGGAGGGGTTCCTCCTGTCCTGATCATCTTTCTCCTCCCCAAGTTCCCTTATTTTTTTGTTTACCCAAAACTGATACTGGATGGTTTCAAGCTTAGTTCGGTTTAACTTAGTTTATTGTCACATTTCAGTTGATAAACCATGGTTTGTATGTAACAAGGTATTAGTGCTAGAATTTTATTGAAGAGCACACAAACATGGTTTGGGTCAGGTATGACTTGGGGTGGGATGATGGCCAAATTGTTTTCCTTCAGTCATGGGAAGGAATTTATGAAACCTAGGCAAACCATTGTTTTGTAAGGATGTGTGAAGTGTGGCACTTGTAAGCAAGACGATTTCCCCTTCCTGCCTCTCTTCgttgtttctttcccccttcattaCTGGTCTACTCCTTACTGGTTAGAATACGACTGGAGACGAGATGagcttttctctccccttccagaTTGCAAAAGGCGCCACCCTAGAAGAACGACAAGAATGGAGTCTCCTTGAAGGCACAGAATTCTCCTGGCTGCCAAATTCTAAGAAAACTCTAGAAGGTACAGTTGAAAAATCTAAATGTTATAAACCACCCTGAGCCTTTTAAAGTAAAAGAGGAGGAAGTTTTaagaacaaagaaagcaaaaccattgttatttctttaaagttctgttaaaaaacaacaccagCAACAAAGCATTAGACAGAAACTTTGGGGAAAGCTCTGAGAAGATACCAAGTCAGCATAAAAAGGATAAGGAaaggatgatttaaaaaaacttatgTAAATTAGTGGAGCTCAAACCGTACCTTGCACTGTCATATGATTCCAAACCATGATTTATGTTCAACCAAAGATGCCTTTATATTTTGTATCTCTGCCTTAAGGACTCCCAGGTACCTTTTCCTCAAGAAACCTCTGAGGAAATCATAGTTTGTTAATTTGCAAATGACGCCAAACTATAAATTTGCAAAACCCGTTGCTTGCAGTGCATGGCTTGTTCACCTGTTCACATCTTCCCATGGTGGTTGGCAGCCACTCAGAAACCCCAGTTTGTCCTGGGCTATAAGCCCAGGCATCGCAACAAGCCATGCTTAGGTCTCACAAACTGGCTGGGTTTTATACATTAAAGTTTTGTAAGCTATGCTGTAGCATTAAGGCAGAATCACCTTATTGTCTCATTGGGGATGTTGTTCTGAGAGAGGTGATGTATatgtctttctctccccccccaccagagGACTGCTTTGATGTGACAAGAGAGGCCATGTCCCACTTAGGAATTGACAGCTGCACACAGAATAATATTTTCAAGGTCAGTTCAAACACGCTTTGACAAGGGTTGGGTTCTTCTGTTTTAAACCATGATGATAACTAGCAGGCAGGCCTGGGACAGACCTTAAGGACTCCCGGGTACCTTTTCCTCAAGAAACCTCCAAGGAAATCGTAGTCCTGCTTTTCCACTGATCATCTTATGCCAAAGATGGGCAAGGTAATTTTGCCAAGGGGTCTCCCATGGGCTGTACCCCATcccaaaatacatttatttcacattttttaaaaactgaaaggtATTATAATTTCACTGCTGGTTTTGGGGGGTGGCGGCGTGGGAACACTGGCAATGCCACTCACACATGAGCCTTTCACCTTGCTTGAGAAGGGAATCGCAGTGCGTGGAGGTTTTCCAGAGTGAATCAGATCCCCCACATCTGGCTTAAACCTTCAAGGAGTATCAGtggcttcctctccctttcctccaggaATATTTGGAAAGCTGGGTGTGTGTTTCTCCGAAACATCCCACCTGCCTGTTCCTCAGTGCTGAATAACACCGTCTCCCCGTTACAGATGTTGGCAGGATTGCTCCACGTAGGCAACATCCACTTTTCTGAGTCAGAGGATGAGTCACAGCCTTGTGAACTCAAAGATGGTGTTGGAGGTGAGAAATGCAAGATCCTTTCTTGTCTGCGGCTTTAGTTTTAGAATCTCCTTGTGAATACAGCAATGAGGCTGAAGTATTGGCACAAAGCATTCCTAACCCTCCGaagcaaaaaaggaaataaagaaagaaaagccagtaAAGTCTGGGATCTTCCTTGCCATCagcttttaagaagaaaggggcaaaaatattttaaataaataaattgaaaattagCAGCATGAAACATAGGGAGcgggtaggggtgtgtgtggaggtggGAGACAGTTCAGGTCTTATCATGACCCGCTGGCTGGAAACAGTTCCAGGGGCCTGTCTGGAACCTTTTTCCTTGGTGACGGGAAAGGAAGGGCCCAAGGGGGCCAGTCTGAAGTGGAGACGCCGGGtcgccttctctccctctctttggcATCCAGCTGGAATTGATGCCCAGAGGTGAGAAGGTGGGAGAGTCTGAAACAGCAAAGGGGATGCTATTGAGTGGCAGCTGAAAGagccttttgttttatttcttaatCCTATGCCTCTTAGAATATGTTATAATTAGGTAAAATTAAATAAcctgttgcttttgttgtttttaatgaataaaaacagttttcgCAAAGACTGCTTCCAGGTTGTTACAAGTGGTGGAAGATGAGCTGCTGGAAACACTGAGGATCCGTACGATCACAGCTGGCAAACAACGGCAGGTCTTCAAGAAGGCCTGCCCCAAAGGAGAATGTGAGACGAGGAGAGACTGCTTGGCCAAAGTGATTTACGCCAGGTAAATGCTTTGGTGCTCCCCTTGGGATATGTCGCTGTGTCCGGCCCTTCCTCCCACTCACAAACTTCTTTGCACCCCGTACACCAGCCCTGTGGGGTAGATCAGCCTGGACGAGAGAGCATTCGCCGTCCTAGCCCCATCGGGATTTGACTCCTGGGTTTCCAAGTTCTGCCGTAGGCACGGATGGAGGAATAAAATCTCAGATCCCGTCACCCATCAGGACACTCCCTGTAGCCGCACAGTTTGCCTCTAAAGCTGGGTCCCTGCGGGTCATGTGCTTTGTGAGAGATGGCAATAAAGAAGGAAGGCTTCTAAGTCTCAAGAGGCCAACCTCCGCCCGAGCTGTTCCTTTCCCTTCCGCATCTGGGATGGTTTGCGTTTCTCTGCCTGTGTGCTGCGTACGCGTTCTGTCCTTGGACTTGCCCAAAGCTGAGTCTGCAAATGGAGCGTAAGGTGAACAAGACCGTGACCCCCAGCCCCCTTTGGCTCCACCGCTTTCTGCAGCTGACAGGAGGCGGGCCACATTCTGTTTTTGCTACAGGATCTTTGACTGGCTGGTGGCCGTGATAAATGGAAGTATCTATGCAGAGCCTTCCGTGTGGAGCAGTTTCATAGGTACCTTTTTGTCAAACCTCCCCCCCTTGCATGCAGGCCATTGATGACATTACCAGTTAGTGGAGGTGTGCTTTCTAGGGTGCCAAGTTCTCTGCAGGCCATTGACAGAATTGCTTACACTCTGCACCAGTGGTTCCAGACCTTGGGTCACCccggtgttcttgggctgcaactcccaggaatcctggccagcccagctggaAGTGAAGGCTTTTggcaactgcagtccaagaacaccgggatGGGTGTTCCAAGgcggggaaccactgctctatcctAAACATGTATAAACTGTAATTCTGCACCCTCTCTAGCCATTATGTGTATAATGTAAACAACAACTGCAACAAGTATTAAGACGTTGTGCCAAACAGTTCTTGTTACTTTCAATAAAACTATAATGGAAGTTTATAAATAGAAGGAACAGAAATGGTTTGGCACCAAGCGTTCAGTCATTCTTATAAccttcctttatttgtttaataaaagCACGTGGGACCCTGAAAAAGGGTCCCCCGGGGAGCCTTCCAAGAGGACTAAAGATCAAAGTCTCTTCTTTAGGCTTTTGGTCTTCAGGGCTCAGCACAAAAGCAATAAAGAGTTTGAAAGAGGCGTAGGAGCCCCCACAGTTTGTTCCAAAGTCCCTACGAATTGTctttctggaaggaaagaaaaatcatgaaaagagaagacagtACGTGGACTTTGAAGGGTATACTTTTGTGTCATGTTCCTTGTGGGATGGATGGAAAGGGCTGATGTTCAGAGTGGCAGAATGGGAAAATGCTGCCTGAACCCTGTGTCTCTTTTCCTCCCGCCTCCTACCACAACCTCGCCCGAACCCATCCCAGGTCTGTTGGATGTTTATGGCTTTGAATCCTTTTCCGACAACCACTTGGAACAGCTGTGCATCAACTACGCCAACGAAAAGCTTCAGCAGCATTTTGTCGGCCACTTTCTGAAGGCCCAGCAGGTAAAGGCCCTTCTGGGGATTCTGCCATCAGGCCGTCCTGCACCGGCTGATGTGAGGTGGGGAGCTTGGCCCTAGGGTCTTCCTCTTCCCTCACCCCACTGTGTGCACTTCCCCCACAGGAAGAATACACCACAGAAGGTCTCCAGTGGTCTTTCGTCAACTACCAGGATAATCAAAACTGTCTGGACGTGATAGAAGGCGCTCCTGTTAGCATCTTCTCCTTGCTCAATGAGGTGAGTCCCATGTTCTGGTTTCCATGTCCAGGCTTTGCCTGATTTGCTCACAAGTTGGGCAACCATGCGTCCGTCAGTCTCAACGTTGTGCTGGACCATTCACGGGTGAGCCGATTGTATAACAGGTCAAAAGCCCCACGTAGGAACTAAAAGTGGGAAAGCCCTAGTTTGTATCTTGCTGAGGCATAAAGCCAGAATGGTGATCAACGAAGGGCGAGGCAGAGAGAAGTCTGACCTCCCTGTGAGTGGAAAACAGAGCCATGCGCCCTGTTTTGAGACCGAGGGAGGCTGAGATGGTGAGgtgcctcctccctcctcctctgagCCTCCCTCCTGACTGCCATCATCTGCTCTTGTTCTCTTCTCTCCTTACCACGGTCACCACCTGTTGGCtaatttgttttgaaaaactgTTTGTGGCCTCcaaatttcctttcttgtttggGCTGGAGCAGCAAGAGGCAGAGGGGCGAGCAGGTCTCGGCAGTGAAAAAAAGGAAGGTCTATGTGTTGTTGTcagctttctcctcttctttgacAGGAATGTCGCCTCAACAGATTCTCTGATGCCAGGCAGCTCCAAAGCCGGATCGAGCTGGCTTTTCCCAATAACCCGTGTGTCAGCCAGGACAGGTTTCGAAAGGAGCcaaattttgtcatttcccaTTACGCGGGCAACGTCTGCTATCAGGTGGAAGGCATGGTGGAGAAAAACAAGGTAAAGCTCAGTAAACTTTCCTTGTCCACAAATCCCCTCGAGAGAGAGACTTGAGGGCTGGGAGGGTGCCGCCCCGGGAAACAAGGCCTTACCGCCTGAGGTTTtttagggggggagagagactgtgCAGCACCAAGGGAAATGGAGTGGAAAGAAGatgcagagatgggaaacatttcatttttggCCCTGCTGACTGTCTTTGTTTACTGTTAAACACAACAAATATTTACAATGATGTGTTTGTTGTTCAAAAAAAGGACCCTGTCCCCCCAGAATTGATTCAGCTGCTGCAGCGCTCCCAAGATCCTCTGCTTCAGAAATTATTTCCACCgagccaaaaagcaaacaacagcaATGTCAAGACTCAGACGAAGCCAGCCGTTGCCACTGTGGTCTCCAAATTCAAGGTTTGTCCCTTTGggggattttaaaaatagatttaagcACGGCAAAGCACACTCCggtatcttttccttttccctccgaCAGCTTCTCTCTGCCACAGTCAAGGGTAAAGGACTGTATTGGAAACGAAAAGCTACCCAAccatattttgaaaatgaaatgaaaactgagATTCTCAGCAGAGGAAGCCATGGGCATAAGGCAGAAGGGCTTGGTGTGCTTTGCACCACAGGCCATAGCTTGTAGCTCTCAGGGTGAATTATGTTAATTAAAAGTAACTTATTTCTTCATCATGGTCTCTGTACATTCAAAGACCCATCAGGGTGACTAGACAGAAAATCTCTCAAAGAGCAAACATCACAAGAATCAGCCTCTTTAAATGAATGAGAAACTTGAAACAATTACTTTTTACTGTTAGTGGAAATATAGGAGTGTAGTAAGTGAACAAAAATTTAAATGACTGAACTTCTGCATAAGTACTCTTTGAACAATCCTGTAGAGTGCAAGAATCCTGATAGAACACAGTTTCACAACATATGGACTAGAAACTTGACTTGAAACCAGAACCTGGTTTAATTTTCAGTATTGAGAAGACTGACCACAGccgccttttctttctttctttctttctttctttctctttctttctttctttctttctttctttctttctttctttctttctttctttctttctttctttctttctttctttctttctttctttctttctttctttctttctttctgctcatAGGGTTCCCTTGAACAGCTGGTGGGGATCCTGAACAGCACTACCCCACACTACATCAGGTGCATCAAGCCCAATACGGATTGCCAAGCAGCTCTTTTCCAAAAAGATGAGGTAATAATCCTCTCAGACCCTTGAGTGTCTGAAGGTGAGCTTGGTCTCTGGTGCTGGACATCGATGTACAGGTTGTCACTCTGGGACCAGCCGTCAGCACTAGACTTGTTGAACAAACACGGAAAGCTGAGCGGGTTGAGGTCCTGCAGGGATGTGCCGTTTGCAAACCCCGTCAGAACCTTCAGGGCATTCCACCCTTTTGCACCCCGaaaccctttttttcttttgaaattccttTCTGTCATCGACTGGGCATGGATGCAGTCCCACAACATCTTTCTCccctgcttctttctgttgtgcAGTTGTTGCCCATTTTGCAGATGTAAATGCTAAGGCTAAGAGCCTGGTGAGGTTCAGACTAGGCACTTTTTTGATTTTGGAACCCATTTCTCTGGTCGCTAGAGTGCATCTTTCTTTAAAACCACCCTTTCCTCTCAGGTTCTGCGTCAGCTGGAGGCTTGTGGCATTGTGGAAACTATCAACATcagtgctgctggctttccaattAGGTAAGAACACACAAATAAAGTTTCACTTATTCCCATTTGAGACTTCTGTAACATTAGATGTATTCACCACTCATAATAAACCATGGTTGGAGGCTTAAGCCATGACAGACAACCAAACAAACCATGGCTTGTTTCCCTCACTGCTGGTTTCTTTTTAGCCCCTTTTGCCAGCTTCTGTTTCAGGGGCAAGGAAAAAAAGCCAAGGATAAGTTGCGATTGTGGTTTCAGACACTGCAAGAACATGGTGGGTAAGCCAGAGTTCTTAACCCAACAGCAGGTTGTGGTTTGTGGCTGGTTAACAAAGTGTCTCATTAGCAGTGGCAAGTTCATGCATCACAAGCCGTGGGTTGTGCAAACATAGGTGTTACAATTTTGCCCTTGTGCTTTCCTTCATAGCCTTTACGTCTTTATTACTCTCTTAGGCTGAtatctcttccttctccacttcggGCAGGATTTCCTTTGGAAGCTTTCTGGAACGTTATGGCATGCTTAAAAAATCACAAAGGTGGAGCTCAGAAGCCACAAGACATCAAGAAAATGGCTTTCCCCAAGTTTT includes the following:
- the MYO19 gene encoding unconventional myosin-XIX isoform X1, producing the protein MQNQGRFKIEQPGLRLRLCRVRQPVAGGRFLAARVRSFFSSPARSLEEVNGAKGDLVVSSCNDNHSLGEDVESFLSNEQQLHLFDDLTKVNPVTTTTVLKCLQARYAIDVFYTNAGCSLVAVNPFRPLPRLYSQELMKEYHAATCLQELNPHVFVVAEETYRNVQSQIPPVNQSIIVSGESGAGKTWTSRCLMKFYATVAASSAVPKGSITVERIERRVLDSNPVMEAFGNACTLRNNNSSRFGKYIQLQLNRSQLLTSASIQTFLLEKTRVAYQAPQERNFHIFYQIAKGATLEERQEWSLLEGTEFSWLPNSKKTLEEDCFDVTREAMSHLGIDSCTQNNIFKMLAGLLHVGNIHFSESEDESQPCELKDGVGVFAKTASRLLQVVEDELLETLRIRTITAGKQRQVFKKACPKGECETRRDCLAKVIYARIFDWLVAVINGSIYAEPSVWSSFIGLLDVYGFESFSDNHLEQLCINYANEKLQQHFVGHFLKAQQEEYTTEGLQWSFVNYQDNQNCLDVIEGAPVSIFSLLNEECRLNRFSDARQLQSRIELAFPNNPCVSQDRFRKEPNFVISHYAGNVCYQVEGMVEKNKDPVPPELIQLLQRSQDPLLQKLFPPSQKANNSNVKTQTKPAVATVVSKFKGSLEQLVGILNSTTPHYIRCIKPNTDCQAALFQKDEVLRQLEACGIVETINISAAGFPIRISFGSFLERYGMLKKSQRWSSEATRHQENGFPQVLGNEEEGRPLRHTIQEVLRGIGPSAATLKPAEGKSCVTAPVYCGKTKVFLTNSMLELLEAQRAGFLSEKAFCIQCCWRRFKRQKLAKESRSATIIQSAIRSWLARNRFRRLQRAATVIKRAWKTWKAKMNMLAAEELDETNGKPLLASSGAAISSSQTRREWEKPWPLGAIIQFWPLGLVLSSAPVTGGGLQREAALLMCLRVLQKKDWCKAETKPTVPGVISIRAIPQGSIKFHCKKSPLLYADTRPHIHGSTITGFNQILLDQCELLSA
- the MYO19 gene encoding unconventional myosin-XIX isoform X4 produces the protein MQNQGRFKIEQPGLRLRLCRVRQPVAGGRFLAARVRSFFSSPARSLEEVNGAKGDLVVSSCNDNHSLGEDVESFLSNEQQLHLFDDLTKVNPVTTTTVLKCLQARYAIDVFYTNAGCSLVAVNPFRPLPRLYSQELMKEYHAATCLQELNPHVFVVAEETYRNVQSQIPPVNQSIIVSGESGAGKTWTSRCLMKFYATVAASSAVPKGSITVERIERRVLDSNPVMEAFGNACTLRNNNSSRFGKYIQLQLNRSQLLTSASIQTFLLEKTRVAYQAPQERNFHIFYQIAKGATLEERQEWSLLEGTEFSWLPNSKKTLEEDCFDVTREAMSHLGIDSCTQNNIFKMLAGLLHVGNIHFSESEDESQPCELKDGVGVFAKTASRLLQVVEDELLETLRIRTITAGKQRQVFKKACPKGECETRRDCLAKVIYARIFDWLVAVINGSIYAEPSVWSSFIGLLDVYGFESFSDNHLEQLCINYANEKLQQHFVGHFLKAQQEEYTTEGLQWSFVNYQDNQNCLDVIEGAPVSIFSLLNEECRLNRFSDARQLQSRIELAFPNNPCVSQDRFRKEPNFVISHYAGNVCYQVEGMVEKNKDPVPPELIQLLQRSQDPLLQKLFPPSQKANNSNVKTQTKPAVATVVSKFKGSLEQLVGILNSTTPHYIRCIKPNTDCQAALFQKDEVLRQLEACGIVETINISAAGFPIRISFGSFLERYGMLKKSQRWSSEATRHQENGFPQVLGNALPGFFSSCQTCFPLQKTLFQATGFPSFSLLL
- the MYO19 gene encoding unconventional myosin-XIX isoform X2, which translates into the protein MISPAQTSTCPKMRREVSKQVNGAKGDLVVSSCNDNHSLGEDVESFLSNEQQLHLFDDLTKVNPVTTTTVLKCLQARYAIDVFYTNAGCSLVAVNPFRPLPRLYSQELMKEYHAATCLQELNPHVFVVAEETYRNVQSQIPPVNQSIIVSGESGAGKTWTSRCLMKFYATVAASSAVPKGSITVERIERRVLDSNPVMEAFGNACTLRNNNSSRFGKYIQLQLNRSQLLTSASIQTFLLEKTRVAYQAPQERNFHIFYQIAKGATLEERQEWSLLEGTEFSWLPNSKKTLEEDCFDVTREAMSHLGIDSCTQNNIFKMLAGLLHVGNIHFSESEDESQPCELKDGVGVFAKTASRLLQVVEDELLETLRIRTITAGKQRQVFKKACPKGECETRRDCLAKVIYARIFDWLVAVINGSIYAEPSVWSSFIGLLDVYGFESFSDNHLEQLCINYANEKLQQHFVGHFLKAQQEEYTTEGLQWSFVNYQDNQNCLDVIEGAPVSIFSLLNEECRLNRFSDARQLQSRIELAFPNNPCVSQDRFRKEPNFVISHYAGNVCYQVEGMVEKNKDPVPPELIQLLQRSQDPLLQKLFPPSQKANNSNVKTQTKPAVATVVSKFKGSLEQLVGILNSTTPHYIRCIKPNTDCQAALFQKDEVLRQLEACGIVETINISAAGFPIRISFGSFLERYGMLKKSQRWSSEATRHQENGFPQVLGNEEEGRPLRHTIQEVLRGIGPSAATLKPAEGKSCVTAPVYCGKTKVFLTNSMLELLEAQRAGFLSEKAFCIQCCWRRFKRQKLAKESRSATIIQSAIRSWLARNRFRRLQRAATVIKRAWKTWKAKMNMLAAEELDETNGKPLLASSGAAISSSQTRREWEKPWPLGAIIQFWPLGLVLSSAPVTGGGLQREAALLMCLRVLQKKDWCKAETKPTVPGVISIRAIPQGSIKFHCKKSPLLYADTRPHIHGSTITGFNQILLDQCELLSA
- the MYO19 gene encoding unconventional myosin-XIX isoform X3, which codes for MQNQGRFKIEQPGLRLRLCRVRQPVAGGRFLAARVRSFFSSPARSLEEVNGAKGDLVVSSCNDNHSLGEDVESFLSNEQQLHLFDDLTKVNPVTTTTVLKCLQARYAIDVFYTNAGCSLVAVNPFRPLPRLYSQELMKEYHAATCLQELNPHVFVVAEETYRNVQSQIPPVNQSIIVSGESGAGKTWTSRCLMKFYATVAASSAVPKGSITVERIERRVLDSNPVMEAFGNACTLRNNNSSRFGKYIQLQLNRSQLLTSASIQTFLLEKTRVAYQAPQERNFHIFYQIAKGATLEERQEWSLLEGTEFSWLPNSKKTLEEDCFDVTREAMSHLGIDSCTQNNIFKMLAGLLHVGNIHFSESEDESQPCELKDGVGVFAKTASRLLQVVEDELLETLRIRTITAGKQRQVFKKACPKGECETRRDCLAKVIYARIFDWLVAVINGSIYAEPSVWSSFIGLLDVYGFESFSDNHLEQLCINYANEKLQQHFVGHFLKAQQEEYTTEGLQWSFVNYQDNQNCLDVIEGAPVSIFSLLNEECRLNRFSDARQLQSRIELAFPNNPCVSQDRFRKEPNFVISHYAGNVCYQVEGMVEKNKDPVPPELIQLLQRSQDPLLQKLFPPSQKANNSNVKTQTKPAVATVVSKFKGSLEQLVGILNSTTPHYIRCIKPNTDCQAALFQKDEVLRQLEACGIVETINISAAGFPIRLISLPSPLRAGFPLEAFWNVMACLKNHKGGAQKPQDIKKMAFPKFWEMKRKADLYAIPSRKSCGALAPALQPLNLPRASPVLLHRFTVAKPKYF